In Musa acuminata AAA Group cultivar baxijiao chromosome BXJ2-10, Cavendish_Baxijiao_AAA, whole genome shotgun sequence, a genomic segment contains:
- the LOC135624990 gene encoding FCS-Like Zinc finger 13-like, translating into MVHQPRPIIGKLPDAIGLGDRMWLTGAIPSPTTPSERNSLYPRRWKNSDSGGVGLGIAVALEKAGGESPRKLHATTLPIAIGSPRTSRPQVCPGGRHWKRAQGGCCASPPPVATQESQVADILSDCFLCGKRLHGMDIFMYREKAFCSMECRYQQMVSDEYQEKRGVEAPNPSGSPYSGGQLFFTAIVVS; encoded by the exons ATGGTGCATCAACCACGCCCAATCATCGGAAAGCTGCCGGACGCGATCGGTCTCGGTGACCGGATGTGGCTCACCGGCGCAATCCCGAGCCCGACCACCCCATCCGAGCGGAATTCCCTGTATCCGAGGAGGTGGAAGAATAGCGATTCTGGTGGCGTCGGACTAGGCATCGCAGTGGCGCTCGAGAAGGCCGGCGGCGAGAGCCCGAGGAAGCTCCACGCGACGACTTTACCGATCGCGATCGGTTCGCCGAGGACGAGTCGTCCTCAAGTGTGCCCCGGGGGTAGGCATTGGAAGAGGGCTCAAGGGGGTTGTTGTGCATCGCCACCGCCGGTCGCCACCCAAGAGTCCCAGGTGGCTGACATACTCAGCGACTGCTTTCTGTGTGGGAAGAGGCTACACGGGATGGATATCTTCATGTATAG AGAGAAGGCGTTCTGCAGCATGGAGTGCCGATATCAGCAGATGGTGAGCGACGAGTACCAGGAGAAACGTGGCGTTGAAGCCCCGAATCCATCTGGCTCGCCCTACTCCGGCGGCCAACTCTTCTTTACGGCTATCGTGGTGTCATGA